AGATAGGAACTATGAAGATCTTCCATTAAAAGGGATAAAAGATGTACAGTGTGATAAAATGGAAAAACAGCACTGGATTACATTAGGAGCTGCAGTAGTTGCATTTGGAATACAACTTACAACGGGTTCACTTCCTTTAGGGGCAATTTCTGCTTTAGGAGTTTTAGTAATATTCAGAGTTGTTAAATGGAAAGAATTAGATCAAATGTTAAATGATGGTTTCCTTATAATGGGAGTAATTGCTTTCATAATGCTAATAGCAGCTGGATATGGAAGAGTTATAAGAGAAACAGGAGCTATAGAGAGTCTTGTTAACGGAGTAATCAATCTAAGTGGAGGAAGTCGGGCAGTTACTTCACTGATAATGCTAGTAGTAGGACTTTTTATAACAATAGGAATTGGAACATCATTTGGAACAGTACCAATACTTGCAACAATATATGTTCCGCTTGCTTTAAAATTAGGTTATTCAGTACCAGCAATGGTAATACTTATAACAGCAGCTTCAATAATTGGAGATGCAGGGTCACCAGCTTCAGACTCAACATTAGGACCAACATCAGGACTTAGTGTAGACGGTCAACATGATCACATAAGAGATACTTGTATAGCAACATTTACACATTTCTGTGTGCCACTATTTATAGCTGGATTTATAGGAAGTTTAATATTTTAATTTAAAATATACTAGGAGGGACTATTAAAATGAACAAATTAGTAATTGGAGCAAAAAAAATAAGATTGGAAGATTTAATCAATGTAACAAGAAACGGGTACAAGGTAGAAATTTCACCAGAAGCGTACAAAAAAGTTGATGAAGCAAGAGCTCTTGTAGACAGATATGTTAAAGAAAAAAGAGTATCTTACGGAATAACAACAGGTTTTGGTAAATTCTCTGATACTGTTATTTCTGAAGAAGAAACAAGCGCATTACAAAGAAACCTTATAATGAGCCACTCATGTGGTGTAGGAAACCCAATAGCACTAGATGCTGCTAGAGGAATTATGCTACTTAGACTTATCAACATGACTAAAGGACACTCAGGAGTTAGAAGAGTAGTACTAGAAACATTAGTAGAAATGTTAAACAAAGGGGTAACACCATTCATTCCAGAAAAAGGTTCATTAGGAGCATCTGGAGACTTAGCTCCACTAGCTCACATGGTACTTGTAATGTTAGGTATGGGAAAAGCTTTCTATAATGGAGAACTTTTAGATGGTAAAGTTGCAATGGAAAGAGCAGGAGTAAAAATATTAGATAATTTATCTTCTAAAGAAGGTCTTGCACTTATAAACGGAACTCAAGTTATGACTTCAATAGGAGCTCACGTAACTTACGACGCAATTAACTTAATGAAACACTTAGATATTGCTGGAGCTTTAACTCTTGAAACTCAAAATGGAATAACTTGTGCATTTGATCCAAAAATCCACGAAGTAAGAGGACACAAAGGACAAATAGATACAGCTGAAAACTACAGAAAAATATTAGAAAATAGTAAAAATACAACAAAACAAGGAGAGGTTCGTACTCAAGATCCATATACATTAAGATGTATACCTCAAATCCACGGAGCAAGTAAAGATGCGTTAGAATATGTAAAAAATAAAGTTGAAACTGAAATGGAAGCAGTTACAGATAACCCAATTATCTTCTGTGAAACTGACCAAGTTATATCAGGAGGAAATTTCCACGGACAACCTATGGCACTTCCATTTGACTTCTTAGGAATTGCAATCTCTGAAATGGCTAACGTATCTGAAAGAAGAATTGAAAGATTAGTTAACCCAGC
The window above is part of the Fusobacterium sp. DD2 genome. Proteins encoded here:
- a CDS encoding Na+/H+ antiporter NhaC family protein yields the protein MIFNPVIISVVVMIVLCLCKLNVIFSMLIAAIVAGVSANMGVCHTMKVLISGMGGNAETALSYILLGTLAVAINSTGIASIVSNRIAKLVGDKKVYLLLIIAALACCSQNLIPVHIAFIPILIPPLLKLMNSLKMDRRAMACCLTFGLKTPYVVLPVGFGLIFHTIVKDQISANGYIIELGHVWRSTWLLGVAMVIGLLTAIFISYRKDRNYEDLPLKGIKDVQCDKMEKQHWITLGAAVVAFGIQLTTGSLPLGAISALGVLVIFRVVKWKELDQMLNDGFLIMGVIAFIMLIAAGYGRVIRETGAIESLVNGVINLSGGSRAVTSLIMLVVGLFITIGIGTSFGTVPILATIYVPLALKLGYSVPAMVILITAASIIGDAGSPASDSTLGPTSGLSVDGQHDHIRDTCIATFTHFCVPLFIAGFIGSLIF
- the hutH gene encoding histidine ammonia-lyase is translated as MNKLVIGAKKIRLEDLINVTRNGYKVEISPEAYKKVDEARALVDRYVKEKRVSYGITTGFGKFSDTVISEEETSALQRNLIMSHSCGVGNPIALDAARGIMLLRLINMTKGHSGVRRVVLETLVEMLNKGVTPFIPEKGSLGASGDLAPLAHMVLVMLGMGKAFYNGELLDGKVAMERAGVKILDNLSSKEGLALINGTQVMTSIGAHVTYDAINLMKHLDIAGALTLETQNGITCAFDPKIHEVRGHKGQIDTAENYRKILENSKNTTKQGEVRTQDPYTLRCIPQIHGASKDALEYVKNKVETEMEAVTDNPIIFCETDQVISGGNFHGQPMALPFDFLGIAISEMANVSERRIERLVNPALNNGLPAFLVKKGGVNSGFMIVQYSAASLVSENKVLAHPASVDSIPSSANQEDHVSMGTIAARKAGEILKNARNVIAMELLSACQGVDLRENADKLGNGTKKAYEEIRKVVSYYDKDRVMHIDINAVEELIKSNKIVEAVEKELGKLK